In one Euzebya rosea genomic region, the following are encoded:
- a CDS encoding AAA family ATPase: MGRLLFQDHRRELDDIDADQVMLALGGPNGLTERTSTFRRRDVVRAWCDRLPRGAPLETLERLTDATLDSEAGVAVMLSQPAPTSPVSSDVDRALARLAAAAGVPADESQPLRGIVSRILTNTETRPDELANELLAESLDGVRDPVGVLTWRARRRARQLEVRSDLTVAGAPAGLRPHREAGSTETVYSTHDLLETERRALEQASTAVATVSCEPTHVDRVLTAQQFLAEEQARMVRQITTGTEGVQVVVGRAGAGKTTALAAAVPLWRAAGCTVMGAALAARTAQQLGEETGMAAASVDGLLAELDTNPLRHNDVIVIDEAAMIGTRKLARLIDHTAAVGARLILVGDHHQLPEIDAGGFFRALTRHSHTVELVTNRRQQDPAERAAVNAIRDHNDAVALAHFTQPERYTVHDTSDQAVAAVVQGWWNDRRVGLSTTMLAGRQDQVDRLNAHARERLDEAGALYGPETIIGGTGYRVGDQILCLRNNRLLGVLNGTIATIDAITPDEVHATDAHGQAIVLPVDYMENGGLAHAYATTVQRPRAGPSTPPTCSSTTRPTASSSTSCSPGITEQFACIGQHTLSHMIQTPTTRGLGQRTGSSTSRRHWRETDPRISRSRAHTFLLAS; encoded by the coding sequence GTGGGGCGGCTGCTGTTCCAAGACCATCGCCGGGAGCTCGATGACATCGACGCCGACCAAGTCATGCTGGCGCTGGGCGGTCCCAACGGATTGACGGAACGCACCTCGACCTTCCGCCGCCGTGACGTCGTCCGCGCCTGGTGCGACCGGCTGCCCCGAGGCGCCCCGCTTGAGACGCTGGAGCGTCTCACCGACGCAACGCTCGACAGCGAAGCGGGGGTCGCCGTCATGCTCTCCCAACCCGCCCCCACCTCCCCGGTCTCCTCCGACGTCGACCGGGCCCTGGCCCGCCTGGCGGCAGCGGCCGGAGTCCCGGCCGACGAGAGCCAGCCCCTGCGGGGCATCGTGTCGCGCATCCTCACCAACACGGAGACGCGCCCCGACGAGCTCGCCAACGAGCTGCTGGCCGAGTCCTTGGACGGAGTCCGCGACCCCGTCGGCGTGCTGACCTGGAGGGCCCGCCGACGGGCCCGACAGTTGGAGGTCCGATCCGACCTCACCGTGGCGGGCGCCCCGGCCGGTCTCCGTCCTCACCGAGAGGCAGGGAGCACCGAGACCGTCTACTCGACCCACGATCTGCTGGAGACCGAACGACGGGCCCTGGAGCAGGCGTCGACCGCCGTGGCCACGGTGAGCTGCGAGCCCACCCACGTCGATCGCGTCCTCACAGCCCAGCAGTTCCTCGCTGAGGAACAGGCCCGGATGGTGCGCCAGATCACCACGGGCACTGAGGGTGTGCAGGTCGTGGTCGGTCGCGCCGGCGCCGGCAAGACCACCGCCCTCGCCGCCGCAGTCCCGCTCTGGCGAGCCGCAGGGTGCACTGTCATGGGAGCCGCCTTGGCCGCACGAACGGCCCAGCAGTTGGGTGAGGAAACGGGGATGGCCGCAGCCTCGGTCGACGGGCTCCTCGCCGAGCTTGACACCAACCCTCTGCGGCACAACGACGTCATCGTCATCGACGAAGCCGCCATGATCGGAACCCGCAAGCTCGCCCGCCTCATCGATCACACCGCCGCCGTCGGCGCCCGCCTGATCCTGGTCGGCGACCACCATCAGCTCCCCGAAATCGACGCCGGCGGCTTTTTCCGCGCACTCACTCGCCACTCCCACACCGTGGAGCTCGTCACGAACCGGCGGCAGCAGGACCCCGCCGAACGAGCCGCCGTCAACGCCATCCGCGACCACAACGACGCGGTCGCCCTCGCCCACTTCACCCAGCCAGAGCGGTACACCGTCCACGACACGTCGGATCAGGCCGTCGCCGCAGTCGTCCAAGGCTGGTGGAATGACCGCAGGGTCGGCCTATCCACAACCATGCTCGCCGGCCGCCAAGACCAAGTCGACCGCCTCAACGCCCACGCCCGTGAACGACTGGACGAGGCCGGAGCGCTGTACGGCCCAGAAACGATCATCGGCGGCACCGGGTACCGCGTCGGCGACCAGATCCTGTGCCTGCGCAACAACCGCCTGCTTGGGGTACTCAACGGCACCATCGCCACCATCGACGCCATCACCCCGGACGAGGTGCACGCCACCGACGCCCACGGCCAGGCCATCGTGCTACCGGTCGACTACATGGAGAACGGGGGCCTTGCCCACGCCTACGCCACGACCGTCCAAAGGCCCAGGGCAGGACCGTCGACACCTCCCACGTGCTCGTCGACGACACGGCCTACCGCCAGTTCGTCTACGTCATGCTCTCCCGGCATCACCGAGCAGTTCGCGTGCATCGGACAGCACACGCTGAGCCATATGATCCAGACGCCAACCACCCGGGGGCTCGGTCAACGGACAGGGTCATCGACATCGCGGCGGCACTGGCGCGAGACCGATCCCAGAATCTCGCGCTCGCGGGCACATACTTTCCTTCTCGCTAGCTAG
- a CDS encoding cupin domain-containing protein, with protein sequence MKETQQMGRNSASVDQTASGGASLAWLLHPVDTGIFLREYWDQRPLFIDRGNSRYHDSLPGLAEVDGLLSTGVYSADRLDGRLMQTGPDGAVSRRAFSITAEGRLDLHDVYEAYDSGYTVILNRIESRSAVLGALCRRLEEDLNHRVGANLYLTPAGTQGANPHIDSHDVLLVQIHGSKTWRVSAESIKRNRAGADPGQRIELGEHDEWTLVEGDALYIPHGFVHAGVTHDTSSLHITFGFNVLTWADLLTETLDRIASSSEELQRPLPLGHLGKPIDENTVTMLQNQLISALTKEELRAAQLSLGSKLLARHTSSTGHFPSLDAVAALDLETRVGRGFEGPHRFRVAEERLTCEFPGNFVTVPASLAPALRYALSRPTFRVGELPGGLSERQRIDFIARLIRDGLLAVFESERG encoded by the coding sequence ATGAAGGAGACGCAGCAAATGGGACGGAATAGCGCCAGCGTCGATCAAACTGCCTCAGGAGGGGCGAGCCTGGCATGGCTTCTTCACCCGGTCGATACGGGGATCTTTCTGCGTGAGTACTGGGATCAGAGGCCCCTGTTCATTGATAGGGGCAATTCGCGGTACCACGACTCGTTGCCAGGATTGGCAGAAGTGGATGGACTGCTAAGCACCGGCGTGTATAGCGCAGATCGGCTGGATGGTCGTCTGATGCAGACCGGCCCGGACGGCGCTGTTTCGCGGCGCGCCTTTAGTATCACTGCTGAGGGGCGTCTGGATCTTCACGATGTCTACGAGGCCTACGACAGCGGCTACACCGTCATCCTAAACCGAATCGAGTCGCGGTCCGCGGTCCTCGGCGCACTCTGCCGTAGGTTGGAGGAGGACCTTAACCACAGAGTGGGTGCGAACCTCTATTTGACCCCCGCGGGTACCCAAGGTGCTAACCCCCACATAGACAGTCACGACGTCCTCTTGGTTCAGATTCACGGTTCTAAGACATGGAGGGTGTCTGCGGAGAGCATCAAGCGGAATCGAGCGGGCGCCGATCCTGGTCAGCGGATCGAACTCGGCGAACATGACGAGTGGACCCTCGTCGAAGGTGATGCCCTCTACATCCCGCACGGCTTCGTCCATGCGGGAGTCACGCACGATACGTCATCGTTGCACATCACCTTTGGTTTCAACGTATTGACGTGGGCGGACCTGCTAACCGAGACGCTGGACCGGATCGCTTCTTCCAGCGAAGAACTGCAGCGACCGTTGCCGCTAGGTCACCTCGGTAAGCCGATAGATGAGAACACCGTCACCATGTTGCAGAACCAACTCATCAGCGCACTCACAAAGGAGGAGTTGCGTGCAGCGCAGCTCTCCCTCGGTTCAAAGTTGCTGGCTCGACACACGTCCTCAACAGGGCACTTTCCTTCGCTGGACGCCGTCGCCGCGTTGGACTTGGAGACACGGGTTGGCCGGGGGTTTGAAGGTCCCCATCGCTTCAGAGTCGCGGAAGAGCGTCTGACTTGCGAGTTTCCTGGGAACTTCGTGACCGTCCCCGCTTCCCTAGCGCCAGCGCTCCGGTATGCTCTCTCACGACCGACCTTCCGGGTAGGTGAGCTGCCAGGCGGCCTCTCTGAACGGCAAAGGATCGACTTCATCGCCAGGCTGATTCGTGACGGCCTGCTGGCGGTATTCGAGAGCGAAAGGGGTTAG
- a CDS encoding aKG-HExxH-type peptide beta-hydroxylase, whose product MIDAAAQEYIASDEGQRKAHYDSTGLQPLPVHRGLTDSNLTALPRLEIDNLRERTAEALHILSGLDPSLVDEVHQYVRQIRFIGSDRIGGMSSVRFFGVVYLRRPSAMPGTFEELVEIVNGIVHETSHLHLHALMAADPLVLNVSDRFPSPLRRDHRPMLGIFHATFVLARLMHILGLWVAAEPNREDLVAARLDAETRLRNGLTTVSENGVLTPRGEEVLASMEQALLA is encoded by the coding sequence ATGATTGATGCTGCAGCCCAAGAGTACATCGCGAGCGATGAGGGTCAGCGCAAGGCGCACTACGACAGCACTGGACTCCAACCTCTACCTGTGCATAGAGGCCTGACTGATTCCAACTTGACTGCTCTGCCACGGTTGGAGATCGATAACCTACGGGAACGGACTGCGGAGGCTCTCCACATCCTATCAGGTCTAGACCCTTCCCTGGTAGATGAAGTCCATCAGTACGTTCGACAGATCCGCTTCATCGGCAGTGACCGAATCGGTGGAATGAGCAGCGTCCGATTCTTCGGCGTCGTTTATCTGCGTAGACCCAGTGCGATGCCGGGGACCTTCGAGGAACTCGTGGAGATCGTCAACGGCATCGTTCACGAGACTTCTCATCTACATCTGCACGCTTTGATGGCGGCTGATCCACTCGTCCTCAACGTCAGCGACCGCTTCCCGTCGCCGCTAAGGAGAGATCACCGCCCGATGCTGGGCATCTTCCACGCGACATTTGTGCTGGCGAGGCTGATGCATATTCTTGGCCTTTGGGTGGCGGCAGAACCAAACCGAGAAGACTTGGTTGCGGCTAGGTTGGATGCCGAAACACGGCTGAGGAACGGGTTGACGACCGTCAGCGAGAACGGGGTCCTAACGCCACGGGGCGAGGAGGTCTTAGCAAGCATGGAGCAAGCGCTCCTTGCCTAG